The Candidatus Koribacter versatilis Ellin345 genome has a segment encoding these proteins:
- a CDS encoding carboxypeptidase regulatory-like domain-containing protein codes for MSPLRTLCVVLLLSFSAFAQVSANLSGFVTDPSGAAVAGAEVRAINNETGAVRVSATNASGRYDIVALPVGQYEVHARKQGFAEQVRTGILLVVGQDATADLKLRIGDVSEQVKVSADAEMVGVTNQDISGLIGEKQIKALPLNGRSYDLLVTLNPGIVNFTWEKTGGTGVSNSTTGNNFSVSGNRPQQNLFLMNGVEFSGAAENNMQPGGPSGNVIGVEAVREFNVLRDNYGAQYGKRPGGQVVIVTQSGSNQWHGSAYEYLRNNVFDAPNYFDQGDAPPFQRNQFGASLGGPLRHDHTFFFLNFEGVIQNLHQTSAAFVPGLDSRAAAVPSVQPLLNLWPTPSASAPEFNGIAQVFSSPLQTIREYFGNARVDHTFSSRDSLAASYVIDDGHDLTATVANPFSSDILTLREQVLSLNETHVFSPSLLNVARVGFTRAGYYFAGEPTPGTPAADVPGFLLGHQVGAVVVGGSAASNPQAQVGLAGSNNGSNLSIARNIFTYEDQLSLTRGRHQITVGAWFQQFQSNENIALSQYGQATFASLTTFLQGTIGTFLYDPAPSNMNWRSLFGAGYAEDVFRVSPKFTLTLGFRGEFSTGWNEAHGRAANYTYNNGIISDQPRIGDSAFTENNYKFLAQPRVGVAYSPFSGTVFRAAFGIYNELQDALGYRMDQNAPFNPVYSLANYKVSNLPLDPTAPVPAAALLIPGGTQPDLKAPTLFSWTFGIEQELSHNTSLNLRYVGSHGYHELVGVDANVPSNPIICPADPCPAVYPATFPVGLAGTPIPAGSYYIPKGTPKGNPTINNTWTWFSVGTSSYNALQLDVNHRYSNGLSLRGVYTWSKTLDDGDSLNQTTANNAPGLVSNPYDIKADWGPATYDVRNLGVISAVYELPFGRGKRFLASSNSFANWTVSGWSVNSIAVMQSGFPFTPQLSYNPSNTGDTRNPVRPFANPNFTGQIVTGNPIQWFNPAAFLAPPANSGFWGNLGRNTLTGPGLGTWDFSAIKDSKINERMSLQFRAEIFNLLNRANFNTPNLIVFTPTGVSGTAGAISSTSTTSRQVQFALKLLF; via the coding sequence GTGTCCCCTTTGCGAACGCTCTGCGTCGTTCTCCTGCTCTCTTTTTCTGCGTTCGCACAGGTCTCTGCGAATCTCTCGGGCTTTGTCACCGATCCCAGCGGCGCCGCCGTGGCCGGCGCAGAAGTACGCGCCATCAACAATGAGACCGGTGCGGTTCGCGTCTCCGCGACCAATGCCTCAGGACGCTACGATATTGTCGCGTTGCCCGTTGGACAGTATGAAGTCCACGCGAGGAAGCAGGGCTTCGCCGAACAAGTGCGCACCGGCATCCTTCTCGTAGTCGGGCAGGATGCTACCGCCGACCTCAAACTCCGCATCGGCGACGTAAGCGAGCAGGTGAAGGTGAGCGCCGACGCCGAAATGGTCGGCGTTACCAACCAGGACATCTCTGGCCTGATCGGCGAAAAACAGATCAAAGCGCTTCCCCTGAACGGCCGCAGCTACGATTTGCTCGTTACGCTCAATCCCGGCATCGTTAACTTCACGTGGGAGAAAACGGGCGGCACCGGCGTTTCCAATTCCACGACCGGCAACAACTTTTCAGTCTCGGGGAATCGTCCGCAGCAAAATCTGTTCCTGATGAATGGCGTCGAGTTTTCGGGCGCGGCGGAAAACAACATGCAGCCCGGCGGCCCGAGCGGCAACGTGATCGGTGTGGAAGCCGTCCGCGAATTCAACGTTCTTCGCGACAACTACGGCGCGCAATACGGCAAGCGTCCCGGCGGACAGGTCGTCATCGTCACGCAGTCCGGCTCAAATCAGTGGCACGGCTCCGCCTATGAATACCTGCGCAATAACGTCTTCGACGCCCCCAACTACTTTGATCAGGGCGACGCTCCACCGTTCCAGCGCAATCAGTTCGGCGCGTCGTTAGGCGGTCCGCTCCGCCATGACCACACATTTTTCTTCCTGAACTTTGAAGGCGTAATCCAGAACTTGCATCAGACCTCCGCCGCGTTCGTACCCGGCCTCGACTCCCGCGCCGCCGCCGTTCCCAGCGTGCAGCCGTTGCTCAATCTCTGGCCTACGCCATCGGCGAGCGCTCCGGAATTCAACGGCATCGCGCAGGTCTTCAGTAGTCCTCTTCAAACCATCCGCGAATATTTCGGCAACGCGCGCGTAGACCACACCTTCTCTTCGCGTGATTCGCTCGCAGCGTCGTACGTCATCGACGACGGCCACGATCTCACCGCCACGGTTGCCAATCCTTTTAGCTCCGACATCCTCACGCTACGCGAGCAAGTGCTCAGCCTCAACGAGACGCACGTCTTTTCGCCGTCGCTCTTGAACGTCGCGCGTGTCGGCTTCACGCGCGCCGGATACTACTTCGCCGGTGAACCCACACCCGGAACCCCCGCCGCCGATGTCCCCGGCTTCCTCCTCGGACATCAGGTCGGCGCGGTTGTCGTCGGCGGCAGCGCCGCATCCAATCCGCAGGCGCAGGTCGGATTAGCCGGCAGCAACAACGGCAGCAATCTCAGCATTGCGCGCAACATCTTCACGTACGAAGACCAGCTCAGCCTCACCCGTGGCCGCCACCAGATCACCGTCGGCGCATGGTTCCAGCAGTTCCAGTCGAACGAGAACATCGCGCTCAGCCAGTACGGTCAGGCCACCTTCGCGAGCCTGACCACGTTCCTGCAAGGCACCATCGGCACCTTCTTGTACGATCCCGCGCCGAGCAACATGAACTGGCGTTCGCTCTTCGGCGCCGGGTACGCCGAAGATGTCTTCCGCGTCTCGCCGAAGTTCACGCTCACCCTCGGCTTCCGCGGCGAGTTCTCCACCGGATGGAACGAAGCTCACGGTCGCGCCGCGAACTACACTTACAACAACGGCATCATCTCCGATCAGCCGCGCATTGGCGATAGCGCCTTCACCGAAAACAATTACAAGTTCCTGGCACAACCGCGCGTCGGCGTCGCGTACAGCCCGTTTAGCGGCACGGTGTTCCGCGCCGCGTTCGGCATCTACAACGAACTCCAGGACGCCCTCGGCTACCGCATGGACCAGAACGCTCCGTTCAACCCGGTGTACAGCCTCGCGAACTATAAAGTCTCGAACCTGCCGCTCGATCCCACCGCCCCTGTGCCTGCCGCAGCGTTGCTAATTCCCGGTGGCACCCAGCCCGATCTCAAGGCTCCCACGCTGTTCTCCTGGACCTTCGGCATCGAGCAGGAACTCTCGCACAATACGTCGTTGAACCTGCGCTACGTGGGCTCGCACGGATACCACGAACTCGTCGGCGTTGACGCCAACGTGCCCTCGAATCCGATCATCTGCCCCGCCGATCCATGCCCCGCGGTCTATCCGGCGACTTTCCCGGTAGGCCTCGCGGGAACGCCGATTCCCGCCGGAAGCTACTACATCCCGAAAGGCACGCCGAAAGGGAATCCCACGATCAACAACACGTGGACGTGGTTCTCTGTCGGTACGAGCAGCTACAACGCGCTGCAACTCGACGTGAACCATCGCTACAGCAACGGCCTCTCTCTGCGCGGCGTGTACACATGGTCGAAGACGCTCGACGACGGTGACTCGCTCAACCAGACCACCGCCAACAACGCACCGGGGCTGGTGTCGAATCCGTATGACATCAAGGCCGACTGGGGACCTGCGACCTATGACGTGCGCAATCTCGGCGTAATCAGCGCCGTTTACGAATTGCCATTCGGACGCGGCAAGCGCTTCCTCGCGTCATCGAATTCGTTTGCCAACTGGACGGTCAGCGGATGGTCTGTGAACAGCATCGCCGTAATGCAGAGCGGCTTCCCATTCACGCCGCAACTCAGCTACAACCCATCGAACACCGGCGACACGCGCAATCCCGTGCGGCCCTTTGCGAACCCGAACTTCACCGGACAGATCGTCACCGGCAATCCAATCCAGTGGTTCAATCCCGCCGCATTTCTGGCACCTCCGGCGAACAGCGGCTTCTGGGGAAATCTCGGACGCAACACGCTTACCGGGCCGGGGCTCGGTACGTGGGACTTCTCCGCGATCAAAGATTCGAAAATCAACGAGCGGATGAGCCTGCAATTTCGCGCCGAAATCTTCAACCTGCTCAACCGCGCGAATTTCAATACGCCGAACTTGATCGTCTTTACGCCGACGGGCGTATCCGGAACCGCAGGCGCAATCAGCAGCACGTCCACCACCTCGCGCCAGGTACAGTTCGCCCTCAAACTGCTTTTCTAG
- a CDS encoding SAM hydrolase/SAM-dependent halogenase family protein yields the protein MSFRATIRRAALLFVFLVPMLAFAAGPKTAEIVFMTDFGSNNDAVPICKGVMWQVAPDAKIIDLTHDVTPFSIIDGARFLAGTSPYYPEGTVFVVVIDPTVGSTRKAIVAKSKKNQYFILPDNGLLTFVQDRDGIEGVHEITSKDFMIGSGMSSTFHGRDIFSPAGAHVAKGDDWTKAGPEVPVSQLVRLNVPQATVADSKLAGKIIGIDVPFGNLITNVSRDDWAKLGYQVGDTVPVTLGATEMEIPIVKTFSDVEIGKPLLFIDSRGRLSFALNQNDFAKTYNIKPPASFTIPAKK from the coding sequence ATGTCTTTTCGCGCGACCATTCGCCGAGCCGCTTTGCTATTCGTTTTTCTTGTTCCTATGCTGGCCTTTGCCGCCGGCCCTAAGACCGCCGAGATCGTGTTCATGACCGACTTCGGTAGTAATAACGACGCGGTGCCGATCTGCAAGGGCGTGATGTGGCAGGTGGCGCCAGACGCGAAGATCATCGACCTAACCCACGATGTGACGCCGTTCTCGATTATTGATGGAGCGCGCTTCCTGGCTGGCACCTCGCCCTACTACCCGGAAGGCACGGTTTTTGTCGTGGTGATTGATCCCACCGTCGGCAGCACGCGCAAGGCGATCGTCGCGAAATCGAAAAAGAACCAGTACTTCATTCTGCCGGACAACGGGCTGCTGACCTTTGTGCAGGACCGCGACGGCATTGAAGGCGTGCATGAGATCACGAGCAAAGATTTCATGATCGGATCGGGGATGTCGTCGACGTTCCATGGCCGCGACATCTTCTCGCCCGCGGGGGCGCACGTAGCGAAGGGCGATGATTGGACCAAAGCGGGGCCGGAAGTTCCGGTGTCGCAACTGGTGCGTTTGAATGTGCCCCAGGCGACGGTTGCAGACAGCAAGCTCGCGGGCAAGATCATCGGCATCGACGTGCCGTTTGGCAACCTGATTACGAATGTATCGCGGGACGACTGGGCGAAACTTGGCTACCAGGTCGGCGATACAGTTCCGGTCACGCTGGGCGCGACGGAGATGGAGATTCCGATCGTGAAGACGTTCAGCGACGTCGAGATCGGCAAGCCTCTACTCTTCATTGATTCACGTGGGCGGCTGAGTTTCGCACTGAACCAAAACGATTTCGCAAAAACCTACAACATCAAGCCGCCGGCGAGCTTCACCATTCCGGCCAAAAAGTAG
- a CDS encoding helix-turn-helix transcriptional regulator, producing MERIKMLTPRDAAKILGVSYPTVKQWIYRGRLKTGKTQGGHYRIPESEIDRLLPAATKVAAPEVRRKNFRKISGRNQLVGKVIDIKISGLMAQVTLSIGEQHITSIITADAVRELRLKKGQTAAALIKSTEVMIVLP from the coding sequence ATGGAACGCATAAAAATGCTGACTCCACGTGACGCCGCGAAGATCCTGGGAGTTAGCTACCCAACGGTGAAGCAGTGGATTTACCGGGGGCGACTGAAAACTGGAAAGACGCAGGGCGGGCACTACCGCATTCCGGAATCGGAGATCGACCGCTTATTGCCGGCTGCGACAAAGGTGGCCGCGCCAGAGGTGCGCCGCAAGAACTTTCGCAAAATCAGCGGACGCAACCAACTCGTAGGCAAAGTGATCGACATTAAAATCAGCGGCCTGATGGCGCAGGTAACGTTGTCCATCGGCGAGCAGCACATCACTTCGATCATTACGGCCGACGCCGTTCGAGAACTGCGCTTGAAGAAGGGACAAACCGCCGCAGCGCTGATCAAATCCACGGAAGTAATGATCGTGTTGCCGTAG
- a CDS encoding TonB-dependent receptor translates to MSTLRSVGIAVFLFFLSTFAMGQSYRGSIRGVVTDASGAVIPSASVTVKSSATGLERSAVTDGEGLYVIAELPAGEYRLSVPVTGFRTFARNVLVDVGHDSTVDITMMVAGGDTVEVNESTAPLVEDTRDVLGQIVDNKLVVELPLNGRDFGKLVALTPGVTVEGSGVAGTEKGFGQFNINGNRDRSNNYMLDGTDNNDPFFNNSALNQVGITGAPASLLPIDAIQEFNLQTQYGAEYGRNSGGAVNVLTKSGTNAFHGSVFYFLRNSALDARNYFDPTTNPDGSPNPKGGFKNNQYGASIGGPIVKDKTFFFAAYEGQRERVTSSYTLFVPTEMQKANARAAALAATTSDGESEVPVINAINPGIDALLGYFPAATGCSNGGTPAATGCIGGAGTVAGAVEDRNDLDNGIIKVDHYFTQTEQFSARYAISNSDQVFPLGGLGTYGNGSRLAGFAQTSPTRVNVVSASLLSTFSPTFLNELRFGYSRYNTSFNTLDGTVDPNSAFGLNMGTGKTGVPEIDFFALYDNLGASAYSIPRGRTSQTYQVLDNLTKIHGAHTFKFGGEFRRATIENFNDNLERGLLALDPYQLTNGPWPGDDQTAMLTNFYLGIFDWGTAANTGNTQRNTFNNGFSFFAQDDWRATKKLTLNLGVRWEYFGPLGESNGLISNLGTDGLLHMTDQPYNKDWNNVAPRVGLAWNVFSGTVVRMGYGVYFDYVPQNNMIANYTNTAGLVTNPIGPKAVTSMDYNQSAFNGSDAGAAVFTPSTGAQSIFAVPQNFATPYTQSWNVNVEQELGKAASMQIGYVGSKGTRLTRLYDANQDYTNSNYNAIDVLATISDSTYNALQATLTARSWKGISGFANYTWAKSLDDASDGIDFNFASAAFPQNSDCPVACEHGPSTFDTRHRFTGSMNYAVPQWKALPPVLGKGWELNTIATFQSGRPIPILTSNDTSGTYNYHQRPDRVPGVNPVLDHWNPVTGYLNPLAFQQPADGTFGNLQRNSIYGPHYTNVDFSITKNMPITEKVNVQFRAEFFNIFNHPNFALPGGTLNPAYLADGTLDPSVVDPASHAILTPAGQVTQTPDVAQGNPGLGGGGPRVIQFGLRFSF, encoded by the coding sequence ATGAGCACCTTACGATCAGTTGGGATCGCTGTATTCCTGTTTTTCTTGTCTACGTTTGCGATGGGACAGAGCTATCGCGGATCGATACGCGGGGTGGTGACAGACGCTAGCGGGGCGGTGATACCCAGTGCATCGGTGACGGTAAAGAGCTCGGCCACTGGACTGGAGCGTAGTGCAGTCACCGACGGTGAAGGACTTTATGTGATCGCTGAGCTGCCTGCCGGCGAATATCGGCTCTCCGTCCCCGTGACGGGCTTCCGAACCTTCGCACGCAATGTGTTGGTTGACGTCGGTCACGACAGTACCGTGGATATCACAATGATGGTCGCCGGTGGAGATACGGTAGAGGTCAACGAGTCCACGGCTCCCCTTGTGGAAGACACTCGCGATGTTCTTGGCCAGATCGTGGACAACAAGCTCGTCGTCGAACTGCCGCTGAATGGCCGCGACTTCGGCAAACTCGTCGCGCTCACACCGGGCGTGACGGTCGAAGGCTCCGGCGTGGCGGGAACCGAGAAGGGCTTTGGCCAGTTCAACATCAATGGCAACCGCGACCGCTCGAACAACTACATGCTTGACGGCACGGACAACAACGATCCGTTCTTCAACAACTCCGCGTTGAACCAGGTGGGTATCACTGGCGCGCCGGCTTCCCTGCTACCGATTGACGCCATCCAGGAATTCAACCTGCAAACGCAGTACGGCGCGGAGTATGGACGCAACTCCGGCGGTGCGGTGAACGTGCTGACGAAGTCTGGTACCAACGCGTTCCACGGCAGCGTGTTTTATTTCCTGCGCAACTCGGCACTCGACGCGCGCAACTACTTCGATCCCACGACGAATCCTGACGGCAGTCCGAACCCGAAGGGCGGCTTTAAGAACAACCAGTACGGCGCTTCGATCGGCGGCCCGATTGTGAAGGACAAAACGTTCTTCTTCGCCGCCTACGAAGGCCAGCGCGAGCGCGTGACATCGAGCTACACGCTGTTTGTCCCGACGGAGATGCAGAAGGCCAACGCGCGCGCGGCGGCACTGGCAGCGACGACTTCGGATGGCGAGTCAGAAGTGCCGGTGATCAACGCGATCAATCCGGGGATTGACGCACTGCTCGGCTACTTCCCCGCCGCAACGGGCTGCAGTAATGGCGGCACGCCGGCGGCCACCGGTTGCATTGGAGGCGCCGGAACCGTGGCGGGCGCAGTGGAAGACCGCAACGACCTCGACAACGGCATTATTAAGGTAGATCACTACTTCACGCAGACGGAGCAGTTCTCGGCACGCTACGCCATCAGCAATAGCGACCAGGTCTTTCCGCTCGGCGGGCTCGGCACCTATGGCAATGGATCGCGACTGGCGGGATTCGCACAGACTTCGCCTACGCGGGTGAATGTCGTCTCCGCAAGTTTGCTTTCAACCTTCAGTCCGACGTTCCTGAACGAACTGCGCTTCGGCTACTCGCGCTATAACACTTCGTTCAACACGCTCGACGGCACGGTCGATCCGAACAGCGCCTTCGGACTGAACATGGGCACGGGCAAGACGGGCGTCCCGGAAATTGACTTCTTCGCGCTGTACGACAATTTGGGCGCGTCGGCTTACAGCATTCCGCGCGGACGCACGAGCCAGACCTACCAGGTGCTCGACAACCTTACGAAGATCCACGGCGCGCATACCTTCAAATTCGGTGGCGAGTTCCGCCGCGCGACGATCGAGAACTTCAACGATAACCTCGAGCGCGGATTGCTCGCGCTGGATCCGTACCAACTCACCAACGGCCCATGGCCGGGCGACGACCAAACGGCGATGTTGACGAATTTCTACCTTGGCATTTTCGACTGGGGCACCGCGGCCAACACCGGCAACACGCAGCGCAATACCTTTAACAACGGCTTCAGCTTCTTCGCGCAGGATGATTGGCGCGCGACTAAGAAGCTCACTTTGAATCTCGGCGTTCGCTGGGAATACTTTGGACCGCTTGGCGAGAGCAATGGGTTGATCTCGAACCTCGGCACCGATGGTCTGCTGCACATGACCGACCAGCCATACAACAAAGACTGGAACAACGTGGCGCCTCGCGTTGGGCTGGCGTGGAACGTGTTCAGTGGCACCGTAGTTCGCATGGGATATGGCGTGTACTTCGACTACGTTCCGCAGAACAACATGATCGCCAACTACACCAATACCGCCGGACTGGTGACGAACCCGATCGGGCCGAAGGCGGTCACGTCGATGGACTATAACCAGTCGGCGTTCAACGGCAGCGATGCGGGCGCGGCGGTCTTCACGCCCAGTACCGGCGCGCAGAGCATCTTCGCGGTACCGCAGAACTTTGCTACGCCTTACACGCAGAGCTGGAACGTGAATGTGGAGCAGGAACTCGGCAAAGCTGCCTCCATGCAAATTGGCTACGTGGGCAGCAAGGGTACGCGGCTGACGCGGCTGTACGACGCGAACCAGGACTACACCAATTCGAACTACAACGCGATTGATGTGCTGGCAACGATCTCCGATTCCACCTACAACGCGCTGCAGGCGACACTGACGGCACGCTCGTGGAAGGGGATTTCGGGATTCGCAAATTACACTTGGGCGAAGTCGCTGGATGATGCGTCGGACGGCATCGACTTCAACTTCGCGTCGGCGGCGTTCCCACAGAACTCGGATTGCCCTGTGGCGTGCGAGCATGGGCCCTCGACCTTTGATACGCGGCATCGCTTTACTGGCTCGATGAATTATGCGGTGCCGCAGTGGAAGGCACTGCCTCCGGTGCTCGGCAAAGGATGGGAGTTGAATACCATTGCGACTTTCCAGTCCGGGCGACCGATTCCGATTCTGACTTCGAACGACACCAGCGGAACCTACAACTATCACCAGCGGCCGGATCGTGTGCCCGGCGTGAACCCGGTACTCGACCACTGGAATCCGGTGACCGGCTACCTCAACCCGCTCGCGTTCCAGCAACCTGCGGACGGAACTTTCGGCAATTTGCAGCGTAACTCGATCTACGGTCCGCACTATACGAATGTGGATTTCTCCATCACGAAGAACATGCCGATCACCGAGAAGGTGAACGTGCAGTTCCGCGCGGAGTTCTTCAACATCTTTAACCACCCGAACTTCGCATTGCCGGGTGGCACTTTGAACCCTGCGTATTTGGCGGATGGCACGCTTGATCCGTCGGTCGTGGATCCGGCGAGCCATGCGATCCTGACGCCTGCGGGACAGGTAACACAGACGCCGGATGTGGCGCAAGGTAACCCTGGCTTGGGCGGCGGCGGACCGCGCGTGATTCAGTTTGGGCTGCGGTTCTCGTTCTAA
- a CDS encoding putative zinc-binding metallopeptidase has product MRTFEKTRTDFLEILDKPIRSFGLKLEGSPVEHFVQQLYRELENKGLHKFRPACYLSDEWGCPSGEPIIGIPFYLADPKLAQLEGEMNDLEDAREIMMYLRHEAGHALNYAYRLYQSSEWRELFGPFRRAYRDNYRPIPFSRKFVRHMAGWYAQKHPDEDFAETFAVWLTPRSNWRTRYQGWDALKKLQYVDRLARKIGKVDPVRRRGHTDITADEMESTVGEFYRLSLQEDIPLQELAVDTDLADIFNVSPKRQKNVRLAYEMLGQHRKAIVDKIAYWSGVQRPIIKRLVESICERVEELGLRVDVRRESDYLTEFTVYATALAMNYLTRGKFVHP; this is encoded by the coding sequence GTGCGAACTTTCGAGAAAACGCGGACGGATTTCCTGGAAATCCTCGACAAACCAATTCGTTCGTTCGGGCTCAAGCTCGAAGGCTCTCCCGTCGAACATTTCGTCCAGCAGCTTTATCGCGAGCTGGAAAACAAGGGCCTGCACAAGTTCCGCCCAGCCTGCTATCTCAGTGATGAATGGGGATGCCCATCGGGCGAACCGATCATCGGGATTCCGTTCTACCTCGCCGACCCCAAGCTGGCGCAGCTTGAGGGCGAAATGAACGATCTCGAAGACGCCCGCGAGATCATGATGTACCTCCGCCACGAAGCCGGCCATGCGTTGAACTACGCTTACCGTCTCTATCAGTCCTCGGAATGGCGCGAACTCTTCGGTCCGTTTCGCCGTGCTTACCGCGACAACTATCGGCCAATCCCATTTTCCCGGAAGTTCGTTCGCCACATGGCCGGGTGGTACGCGCAAAAGCATCCGGATGAAGACTTCGCCGAAACCTTCGCGGTCTGGCTCACGCCGCGATCGAATTGGCGCACCCGCTACCAGGGTTGGGATGCCCTGAAAAAGCTTCAGTACGTCGACCGGTTGGCGCGAAAGATCGGCAAGGTCGATCCCGTCCGGCGTCGCGGCCACACTGACATCACCGCCGACGAGATGGAATCGACGGTCGGCGAGTTTTATCGGCTCAGTCTGCAGGAAGACATTCCGCTGCAGGAGCTCGCCGTAGACACCGACTTGGCAGACATCTTCAACGTCTCGCCCAAGCGGCAAAAGAATGTTCGACTCGCGTACGAGATGCTGGGCCAGCATCGTAAAGCGATCGTCGACAAGATCGCGTATTGGAGTGGCGTGCAGCGGCCCATCATCAAGCGCCTGGTCGAATCCATTTGCGAGCGGGTGGAGGAACTCGGTCTGCGCGTCGACGTCCGGCGCGAGTCCGATTACCTCACAGAGTTCACGGTCTATGCCACTGCGCTCGCTATGAATTACTTAACACGTGGGAAGTTCGTTCATCCGTAA
- the dinB gene encoding DNA polymerase IV: protein MEEITGRNSAAADPRRVIFHVDMDAFFVSVEELFDPSLKGKAVVVGGHRDERGVVSAASYAARKFGVHSAMPLRTAAKLCPDAIFVNGHPERYREYSGKAFEVLKKFSPKVEMASIDEAYLDMTGTERLHGPPLKAAHALHQFMKSETKLNCSIGIGTSRLIAKVCSDQAKPNGVLYIVPGQEASFLAPLSVRKIPGVGKVFEQKLNEIGIKKVGDLAKLDDAFLRERFGEWGLALAGKSRGLDAGGYFDRDVAVDEGPKSISHEHTFNTDTRDQEKLEAMIARLSEMVCRRVREHELHARTVQIKLRYSDFTTITRAHSLEQPTQLDTVVAETARTLFRDNWQRGRTIRLIGVHVAGFDDVPQQLDLLTQTHDDKVSKALSVVDRMRDKFGENAVSLATGLKSRFREKTHENPASLPGKSKKKE, encoded by the coding sequence ATGGAAGAAATCACGGGTCGAAATTCGGCGGCTGCGGACCCTCGACGCGTCATTTTTCACGTCGACATGGATGCCTTTTTTGTCTCCGTCGAAGAGTTGTTCGACCCTTCCCTCAAGGGGAAAGCCGTCGTGGTAGGCGGCCATCGCGACGAGCGTGGTGTCGTCTCAGCGGCCTCGTATGCGGCACGCAAGTTCGGCGTACACTCGGCAATGCCGCTCCGGACCGCGGCCAAACTCTGTCCTGACGCCATCTTCGTGAACGGACATCCCGAACGCTACCGCGAATATTCCGGCAAAGCTTTTGAGGTACTGAAGAAGTTTTCGCCGAAAGTCGAAATGGCTTCCATTGATGAGGCCTACCTCGACATGACCGGTACCGAGCGCCTGCACGGGCCGCCGCTCAAGGCCGCGCATGCTCTCCACCAGTTCATGAAGTCTGAAACTAAGTTGAACTGCTCCATCGGCATCGGCACCTCGCGGCTTATCGCCAAGGTCTGCAGCGACCAGGCCAAGCCCAACGGCGTCCTTTATATCGTGCCAGGACAGGAGGCCAGCTTCCTCGCCCCACTAAGCGTGCGTAAAATTCCGGGCGTCGGCAAGGTCTTCGAACAGAAGCTCAATGAAATCGGCATTAAGAAGGTCGGCGATCTCGCCAAACTCGATGACGCATTCCTACGCGAGCGCTTCGGCGAGTGGGGACTCGCGCTGGCAGGGAAGTCCCGCGGCCTCGACGCCGGCGGATACTTCGATCGCGATGTCGCGGTGGACGAAGGACCGAAGTCGATCAGCCACGAGCATACCTTCAACACCGACACGCGCGATCAAGAGAAACTCGAAGCCATGATCGCGCGACTGAGCGAGATGGTCTGCCGCAGGGTGCGCGAGCACGAGCTCCATGCCCGCACGGTGCAGATCAAGTTGCGCTATTCCGATTTCACCACCATCACGCGCGCCCACTCACTCGAACAGCCCACGCAACTCGATACGGTCGTTGCCGAAACTGCGCGCACTCTTTTTCGCGACAACTGGCAGCGCGGCCGAACCATTCGCCTCATCGGCGTACATGTCGCCGGCTTTGACGATGTTCCTCAGCAACTCGATCTGCTTACTCAGACGCACGACGACAAAGTCAGCAAAGCTCTTTCGGTAGTTGATCGAATGCGCGACAAGTTCGGCGAAAACGCGGTCTCGCTTGCCACCGGCCTGAAATCGCGTTTCCGCGAGAAGACCCACGAGAACCCAGCCAGCCTTCCGGGGAAATCGAAGAAGAAAGAATAG